A window of Thermoproteus sp. genomic DNA:
GCTTCCAGCTCTGGGTGAACTTGCCTCGCGCCAAGAAGATGGTGGATCCCCGCTATAAGAACCTCAGGAGGGAGCACGTGCCTAGGGTTAGGACCGACGGGGGCGCCGAGGTGGTCCTCGTCGCCGGTAAGGTCTACGAGCCTGGCACCGGCGTCGTGGAGGGCCCCGCCTCGGGCCTACACGTCCCTGTGGTCTACATGGACGTGAGGCTCGCCGAGGGCACCTTCTTCGCCTTCACGGCCAGGGAGGGACACACGGTGCTTGCCTACGTCTACGAGGGCCGCGTGTCCCTCAACGGGAGGGAGGTGGGGCGGGGTGAGCTGGCCATCTTAGACAGGTCTGGCGGCGAGGTCAAGGCGGGGGGCGAGGGCAAGTTCCTCCTACTCTCCGGCAGGCCGTTGGAGGAGCCCATAGCATGGAGGGGGCCTATAGTCATGAACAGCTGGGAGGAGATATGGCAGGCCTTTAGGGAGCTCGAAGAGGGCACCTTCGTGAAGAAGAGGGCGGTGGACTATGACTACTTCAAGTGACGTGTCTCTTGGGCGTGTGAGGTCTCTTTTGACCTATGCCGAAGGCCTGCCGTAACGTCAATTGGCTACGGCGAGTTGGCGGCTTTGGCCGTCGGCAGATACGTGCATAATTCGCAATTCTTTTATACTCGGCGGTAAGAGGCGCACATGAGGGTCACAGAGTCGGGCGAATTCTTCGTGGATAGGCCGCCCAACGAGGTGGTCGCGATGTTGAAAAACCCCGAGGTGGCGGCCAGGTTGATCCCCGGCTTGTCTAGGGTGGAGAAGTCCGGCGATGAGTACGTCGGCGAGGCCTCCATCAAGCTGGGCCACCTCTCGGGCAAGATGACGGTTAGATTTAGGTACTCTAAGGTGGAGAGTAACTACGTCGAGGTGGCGGGCAGAGCCACCGGGCTTCAGACAACCGCCGACTTCAAGATATCGGCCGAGGTGAACGCCCAGGGCTCCGGCTCGATTGTGAAGTGGCGATTCGATGGCGAGGCTAGAGGCTTGGCGGCCTCTCTGGCGCCTTCTATAGTCAGAACCGCCTTGAGGAGTATGGCCGAAGACGCCGCGCGGAATCTTGCCGAGACCCTCAAGCGGGGCTAGGCGATGGCCCTGAAGGAGGTCAGACTCAACGACTTTCACTACATCTTGTACCCGGCCACGGTGCCCATCATAGCGGCTAGGGCCGGCGGCGAGGTCGGGGCCATGCCGGCCGTGTGGACCACCTCGATATCGATTTCTCCGCCCCTGTTGATGACCGCGTTGGCGCCGGAGCGTAGGACTTATAGGCTGGTCAGAGAGAGCGGATATTTCACCGTGAACCTCCTCGACTTCTCGAGGGCTGGCGCCTTGGCCTTTATAGGCGACGTGTCGGCCAGGTTCGTCCCCGACAAGCTCGAGAGGGCGAATTTAAAGCTGGTGCCCGCCAAGAGGGTTCCCAGCGTCTATGTCGAGGAGGCGTCGGCGGTAATCGAGTGCGAATTGAAGGAGGTCTTGGACGTCGGCGGCGACCACGACATATTTGTGGGCAGAGTCGTAGCGGCCTACGCGTCGGAGGACTTCACGGAGGGGGGATGGCGCTTGGAGAGGTATAAGCCCGTGCTGTACGTTGGGAGGACTCGCCGCCCCGGCCCCGTGAGGAGACGTTTCGCCACGACCGGCGAGGTGGCCGAATTCGAATACGCGCGGGGCATGTCTCAGGCGGTCGAGGAGCGGAGAAAGGCCCGGGAGGCCGCAGAGAGCGCTGTGAGGGATTTAGCTGAGAAGTTGGGTAGAAGTCAAAGGGATGCCGCATATCTCCTCCTCGACGTGTTGAAGAGCTTGCTGGGCCCCGACTGGAAGGCGTAGCTTTTTTATTGGCAATCGGAGATCGCATGGAGTACGACTTGGTGGTTGTGGGCGGAGGCTCTGCTGGATTTGCGGCGGCCATAAAGGCGGCCGAGCTTGGCGCGAAGGTCGCGATGGTGAACTCGGGCCTCCCTCCGGGAGGCACATGCGTCAACGTGGGCTGTGTGCCCACTAAATTCCTCGTGCGCGCGGCCGAGGCGGTCCGTCGCGTCAAGGCCTTCATGCCCAAGGCCGAGATAAAGGCCTCGCTAAGGGAGTTGTTGAAGGAGGCCGCCGAAGTCTCGGCCGAGTTACGTAAGGAGAAATATGTCGACCTCCTCGACTATTACGACATAAAGTACATAGAGGCTAGGGGGCTGTTGGCCGGACCTAGAGCCGTCAAGGCCAGCGGAGACGTGGTCGAGGGGAGAGGCGTGATCTTGGCGACGGGGTCCCGCCCGGTCGTCCCTAAACTTAAGGGCATCGATGAGGTGGTCTTTTACACCAACGAGAGGCTGTTCGATCTGGGCGAGCCGTCTAGCGTCGTCTTCATCGGCGGCGGCGCCGTGGCCGTCGAGTTGGGCCAAGCTCTAAACAGGCTGGGCATTAAGGTCTCGATTGTAGCCCGGGGGAGGCTCTTGAAGCATGAAGAAGAAATTGCGTCCAGCTTCGTCGAGGACGTATTGAGGGAGGAGGGCGTGGAGGTCCTGCACGACGAGGCCGTGGCCGTGAGGAGGGCCGACGGGGGCGTGGAAGTCGTCACTAGGGGCGGTGCACGCGCGTTCGGTGAGGCGTTATTTCTGGCCGTGGGCAGAGCGCCGAACTCAGAGGTCGCCGGAGGCCTGTTGGACCTCAATCCCGACGGCTCCATAAAGGTGAACAACAAACTGGAGACCTCTATGCCGGGCGTATATGCCGCTGGCGATGTGGCGGGAGGCGTGACGCTACGAGGAGGCCGTTACGCCGAAAACGCAGCGGCCAGGCAGGGCGTCGTGGCGGCCGTTAATGCCTTAGGCGGAAGCGCTGACTACGACCCGCTGGTCGTCCCCAGAGTGGTCTTTACAGACCCGCCAGTGGCCTCTGTGGGCATGTTAGAGGAGGAAATGTTGGCATCGGGCATAGGCTGTAGGTGCTCCGCGGTGCCTGTGCGCCTGGTCGCCTTGGCCCGCACCTCCAAGAGACTTGAGGGCTTCATAAAGATAAACACCTTCCCCGAGACTTGGCGCGTCTCAATGAGGGGAGGCAGAATAGCCGGAGCTATCGTGGCCGCGCCCAACGGCGAGGAGTTGATACACGTATTCGCCCTGGCGATAGCTAAAGGCATGCACACGGGCGATATAGCCGAGTTAGTTCCTGCGTTCCCCTCCTTCGGCGAGGCCTTAAGGCTGGCCGCCCTCTCCTTCGAGAAAGACGTGGCTAAATTGAGCTGTTGCGCCGGATAGCGGCATCTCCTCCCTATAAATCAACATGAGGCTCGGCCTACCCGCCCGTAACGTCCATCCTAAAGACGCCTCCACGTCGATAGCCGAGGCGGCCTCCTCGCCGAATCCCCTTAGGCGGCCAAGCGGCGTATTGCCGCGCCGACGTGCCCAGCGGACATTATTGGTATTAATAGGAATCGATATAGAGACATGAGATTGAACGGGAGAAACGTCGTGGTGGTCGGCGTAGGGCCCGGCTTGGGGTCGGCCGTGGTCTACCTCGCCTTGAGGGAAGGCGCGTCCGTCTACGCCTTCGCGAGGAACAGACAGTTCCTAGAGGAGCTACGTGCGGCCATGTCTAGCTACGGCCCTCTCCGCATCGGCGCCCATGACTTCTCCAAGCTAGAGGAGGCCCTCGCGGCGGCGGAGGAGGTCAAGAGGGCCCTCGGGCAGATACATGGCTTGGTGGTCACTGCCGGCGGCTACGTGGCCGGAGGCGTGGAGGAGCTGGACGAAAGTTCTCTCGAGGACATGCTGTCGCGGAACTTGAAGGCCCACCTATATGCGGTTAAGGCGTTCCTCCCGCTGATGGGCAGGGGCTCCTCTATAGTCCTGACGGCCGCCACTGGCGGCACCTATGCCCTATGGCGCAACCACCTGGCCTATGTTGCCTCTAAGGCCGCCTTGGCCAAAGCCGCCGAGGCGCTGGCTAGAGACCTACTGGAGAGAGGGATAAGAGTCAACGCGGTGGCTCCCGGAGGGATGGCCAAAGACTTCAGGCCGGGTAGGCAGTACGCCGCGCCGCCGTTGGGCTCTCCGCAAGTCCCGCCGGAAGAGGTGGCGAAGGTGATTGTCTGGTTGCTCACAGACGAGGCCAGTTGGGTCACGGGGGCGGTAATCCCTGTAGACGGCGGGAGGAGACTTAAGGAGTAGGACCTAGCCGACGGCCGGCCGAAAGCGAGATGCAACTCCACGCAACGTATTCGTGCCTAACCGCAGGGATGTGCGCATAGCGCTTACTCGTCCATAAGTTTTATGGGAAAAGAATAAAATGACAGCCCTATCGCTCTCCGTGGGCCTCACGTTTGCCGAAGTGGAAATCAACGGGAGGCGGTACTACGCCTTGGTTGACACCGGCTTCAACGGAGAGGTTTTGGTCAGCTCTAGAGTGGCTAAGGAGCTGGGCCTCGCGCCGGTGGGCGAAGCCGAGAGGGTTTTGGCGGATGGGCGCAAGATAAAAGTGGCCGTGGCTCCTGCGAGGCTGTCCCTATTTGGCGAGTCTGCATATGTGTGGGTGGAGGTGTTGGAGTCTCCCCCCTTTGATGTGTTGGTCGGAGTAATTGCGCTAGAGAGGCTCGGCTTCGCGGTGGATCCCAGTAGCGGCCGTATTATAAGGGTAGGCCAGCTCATCGTCTAGATTTGTGTTGACGACGCAGTGCGGCGGCCGTGTCCATACGCCTTACTGCTTGTTTTCCCGCCAGCGGCTCCGATGTGGCGTACAGAGACAACGCAACTGCGGCTTGCCCCCTGAGGGCGGCCTTACAAATACTTCTCCACGGCGAATCTGACCACGGGGTCCGGTATGGAGTACGTCACCCCTCGTCTCTCTAATTACCATGTAGAGGAGTGGATGAAGTTATGGCCGTCGATTTCGGCGTCTTCCACAGCACTTTTGGGCTCGCTTTACCCATGGGCCTGATAGCGGCCGCCCCCAATATGGCTTCGTACCTCCTTTCAGCTCTGGACTTGGCGAAGAGCCGCCTAAGTTCAGCCGCCTCTCGTCTGGCAATGGCGTCCACTATTTTCTCTAGCGTCTTGGCCCCGGTCACCCTAGCCCAGCCGTAGTGGGTAGGCCAGCCGACAATCCATCTATCTACGGCCCTCTCCAGCCCCTCGGCACGTCCACCCCGGCCGCGGCGAAGCCCCTCCTAAGGTCCACGTAGATGTGAGGTATCTAATACGCATTGAGGAACGTCTTTGCAGGCCAGACTTCCCCATCCTCCTAATCGCGACGACGCAAGCGTCTCCGTAGCTGGCTTTGAGCCTCCGCAACTCCTCCTCGAAGTCATAGAGTTCCTCCACTCTCTTTGGGCTCTAACTTGAAGTAGACTAGTGATACCACCAGTAACTGGGGTAATCTCAAAAAAGTTTGGTTTAGGAGCTGGCTATCTTCTCGGCTTCTTTGACCACCTCGTCGTAAGGCGGCTCGTTCCTCGGGTCGTCGCTGTACCATACATACCTAATGACGCCGTCCTTATCGATGATGTAGACGGCGCGTTTGGCCATATGGTATAGCGGTAGTCCCAGCAAGTTGGCTTGCACCACGTCGTACATGCCTATCACGATCCTATTGTAGTCCGAGAGCAACGGGAAGTTCAGCCTGTTGGCGTCCTTGAAGGCCTTTAGCGCGAAGGGGCTGTCTACCGAGATCGCTAAGACCTCGGCGTTGGCCTTGTTGAGGAGCGCCATCTTGTCCCTAAACGTGCACAGCTCCTTAGTGCATACAGATGTGAACGCGCCTGGGAAGAACAGCAGTATCACTGGCCTCCCTCTCTTGAGCACCTCAGATAGCCTCACTGGTTTGAGCTCTTCATTTAGCAGTTCGAAATCCGGAGCTTTTGTCCCTATTGGGAGGGGCATGTGCCTTTCTCGAAATGCGAATTTAAGTCTTTCTGGAAGTATATTTCATGTTGAATTAAGTATATTTTCGAAATCTGCAGGGTTTTCCTTTATGTATTTTTCGAGGAACTCCACTTGGATCGGGTCCACGTAGAGCATCTTGACGCCCTGCGAGGAGAAGTAGTTGTGGCTGGTCTGGCAGGCCCCCGCGGCTATTATGGCGTCGACGTCGGGCAGGATCCTCTCCCTAAGCCACGCGTATTTAGCAGGCCCGTGCATATGTCCCCCGTGGGGCTCTACGTCCACGTCCGGGACATCGCCTAGCGGGTTCTTTCGTTCCTCTACAAGCCTCAACTGGCCGCCGCCCTCGTAGAGGTATATCCTATATATGGGCGCGTGGGCGAAGTGCCCCTCGAATACATAGCCCTCTTTAGTCGAGGCGATTGCTATCTTCATTATGAATTTGTCGATAGATGTATATAAATGTTTCCAAAATCTTAAAATGGACCTATCGGGGCTCTGCAGTGGAGTGTCCCGAAGTTAAGGTCGAAAGGCCTTGGCCTCCCAACCAAGTCAAGGCGCGCCGCTTCGTCATATACGACGTATTCGACCCGCCGGACGTCCCGCCGGAGAGACACGTCATCAAGATAGTGGGCATGGTGGAGAAGCCGTTGGAGATTCCGCTACCAGAACTACAAAGGAGGTACCCATGCGTAGATGTCGTCGCGCCGTTCCACTGCGTGACGGGCTGGTCGATAGAGAGAGTGGTCTGGAGGGGAGTCCAGACCAGAGTCCTGCTGGAGGAGGCGAGGCCCTACGGCCCCTACGCGTTGGCGTGGGGCATAGACGGCTACAGCGCATCGCTTCCGCTAGAGGCGCTGTTGGAGGAGGGCAGCGTCGTCGCGTGGACCATGAACGGGGCGCCTCTGCCCAAGAAGCACGGCGCACCCGCGAGGCTTGTGGTGCCTACCCGTTACGCGTGGAAGAGCGTGAAGTATTTCGGCGCCCTCGAGGTGTTAGAACAGCCGACGCCAGGATATTGGGAGGCCTTCGGCTACGCGCTGAACGCAGACCCCTGGAGGGAGGAGAGGTTCGACTTCGGGGCGCCGCAAATGAGAGGCAGGAAGGTCGGCCTCTAGAGGGTTTCTCCTACAGGAAACCGCAACGCCGCTTTGAGTTTCAGCAAAGGCTTATACGGTAATGACGAATAGTACCCCATGAAGAGGTGGACAATCGGGATAGTCGCGTTGGCGTTGCTACCCGCATTAGCGCGCGCCCAAATGTGCCCGTGTATGTGGTGGAGGTGGGGATGGTGGGGACCGTGGGGAGGGCCTTGGTGGGGAGGAGGCTTCCTCTGGGCTCTATTTGGCATTGTCGTATTCGTGCTTTTCCTGGCTGTGATAATTATGGCGATTGTGTGGCTCTATAGGCAGCTGGTCAAGGGGCCGCAACACCAACACTAACCTGCCGGACCTTTTTTCTATACCTATCAAATTCTTTTCTGCAAGCCTCTGGGCCGCCCTCCAAGCTCTGAGCTTTCTCAAGCCGAGCTCTTTGGCTATTTCGGCCAACTGCGCCTCTCCGCCCTTCTCGTAGAGCTTGAGGTATATGGAGCGGTCCGGCTCTTTAAGCAGATCCGCCACGACTCTATAGAGCCCGCTAGGCCGGCTCTCCACCGGCCTATAGCTGTAATACATATATAAAACAACGGCGGCGGCTATCGTCGATGTGAGGAATATTGGGAACATTAAGGAGGGAAATCCACACATGTGCCCCATCATGGGACACATCAACGACACATGTATATAGTCGAGCGCCAGCGCTATGACCGCCGCTAAAACCAACAAAAAGATGAGACGCATAGACTGTTTATGTCGCGTCTATATTAAGTTTCACTAGAGGGAAACGAAAGTCCGGCGTCGGTTTCACGACGGGTTTATTGCCCGCTTGTGCTACACCTCCCCATGAAGTCGAAGATATTGGTTGTAGGGATTATTGTAGGGATCGCAGTTCTAGTAGCCATATATCTGGCGTTCATAATTGGCGCCAATACGTGGGCCTGGGCTACGACATATCCAGTCGCCACTTCCTATCCATCTCCTGGAGCCGCCGTTGGGATCTGCCCAATGGCGGCGGGATGGGGCTACGGGGGATATATCGTAAATGACGGCAACGTCGTTGAGTATGTGGCCGAGAAGACCGGCTATAAGGTCCTCGACGTGGAGAAATACGAGTATAACTACTACGTGATAGTAGGCGACGCCGATGGGAGGCCCGTCGCGGAGCTCTTGGTGTACTCCAACGGACTGATACATCCAGAGCCCCAGTCTATGATGTGGAGGGGAGAACCCATGAGGCTCTCCCTAAATGACGCCTACAAGATCGCGGAGAGCTGGCTGGCACAGAACTTCCCCGGGGCTGAGATTGTAGAGAACTACACCTTCCCGGGCTACTACACGTTCCACTTCATGTGGAACGGCGACATGCAAATGCTCAGCGTTAATGCCTACAACGGCGCCGTGTGGTTCCACACTTGGCACGGGAGGTATCTAGGCGAGATAGAAGTTCCGAATGGGTCCAGCTAAACCGTTTGGACCAAAAAAAGACCTTTTTGGTTACGAGGGCCGGTTTCAGTTTTGACCCACTAGGGCCGAGGTAGATGTGAAGGATTTGTTTTTATACGAGAATTTTAGAGAGGTCTATGGAGATAGATCCTGTATGTGGGATGCAGGTGGATCCAGCCACAGCTAGGTACAAGACGTTGTATAGGGGTAGGGTGTATTACTTCTGTTCGGCTATGTGTAAGGAGGAGTTCGAGAAGAGGCCGGAGTTCTATTTGACTCACGGGCCTCAGGGGATGCCGCACCGTTAGCTAAAAGCCGTTTCATGGAGGGGCTCGGCGGGATTAAGATAGGCGTAAAGGTAGAGGGGCGGGAGGTCGTCCTCAAGATATTGGGGATGCACTGCGCCACTTGTTCGTTGACTGTGCAGAAGGCCCTTCTCTCCGTCAGAGGCGTCAAGTGGGCCGAGGCGTCGCTGGCCAGCAACGAGGCTAAGGTGGTGGTGGATCCCTCTGCCTTGGACTACAGCGAACTGCTCAGAGCGGTGAGGCGCGCCGGCTACGACGTATATAGAGAGTCTGCCCATATAGCGCTGGCGGGCTTTCGGCCCGAGGAGGCGGCCGCTGTGGAGAGGGCGGCGAGGATCTGGGGGGTGTTCAGCGCCTCAGTCAATCCGGCCGCAGGAGTGCTCCACGTCGAGTACAACCCCCTGGAGGTCACCGCGGAGGAGGTCGCCAAGGCGGTCGAGAAGGCCGGCTATAGGGTCCGCGGGATCGAGAAGGGGGAGGTCGATGTGGATATAGACAGGAGGGTAGTCGAGGAGGAGGTCAGAGAGCTCAGGAGGAGGCTGGTGCCGGCAGTTCCCATTACCGCCCTCCTGATGGCCTCTATGTTCTTCCCCATCGCGCCTCTGGCCCAGTTGGCTCTGGCCTCTGTGGTCCAGTTCTATTCGGGCTGGAGGTTCATTTCGGGCGCGGCGCGGGCGTTTAGGAACAAGACGGGCAATATGGACACGCTGGTGGCTCTCGGCACTTTGAGCACTTTCATCTACAGCGTGGCTTCCGCCATGACGGGTGGACCTACGTTCTTCGAGGCGTCGGCCGCCGTGATCACCTTCGTGCTGGCTGGGAGATATGCAGAGAGCCTAATGAGGCTCCGCACTGGTGACGCCGTGAGGAAGCTGGCCGGGCTACAGCCACCGAGGGCTAGAGTCCGCAGAGGGTCCGACTGGGTCGAGGTCGACACCTCGAGCGTCAGCCCCGGCGATATAGTGGAGGTCAGAGAGGGGGAGCTGGTGCCCGTAGACGGGTATGTGGACGAGGGCTTTGGGGTCGTAGACGAGTCGGCCTTCACCGGCGAGCCGATGCCCGTCGAGAAGAAGCAAGGCGATTTGGTGCTAGCGGGGACCCGCCTGATAAGGGGGAGGTTCGCCGTGAGGACCACCAGGGCGGGAAGACACACCTTCCTCGCCGAAATGATCAGACTCGTTAGGAGAGCCCAAAACGCGAGGTTGCCAGTACAGAACTTGGCAGATAGAGTCGCCGGGATCTTCACGTGGGTCGTCGTAGCCGTTGCCGTCGCTACGTTCTCCGCGTGGATGGCTCTCGGCGCCCCTCTGCCCCTCGCCATCATGTTCATGGCGTCTGTCCTAGTCGTCGCCTGTCCTTGCGCCCTCGGCTTGGCTACGCCTCTCGCCGTAGTCGTAGGGGTCGGGAGGGCCGCCGAGAGGGGGCTTCTTGTGAAGAACGTAGACGCCATGGAGAAGGCGTTGAGGGCCAAATACATAGTTTTCGACAAGACCGGGACTTTGACTCTAGGGTCTCCCAAAGTCGTGAAGTACATAGGCGACGAGGGGGCGTTGGCGCTGGCGGCGTCGGCGGAGTCCAAGTCCCTCCACCCCCTAGCGCGGGCTGTAGTAGAATACGCCAGGGCGCTCGGCCTCGTCGTGAGGGAGCCGGAGTTCTACGACTCGTTTCCCGGCATGGGCGTCTACGCCAAGGTCGACGGCCGCGTGGTGGCTGTGGGCAACGAGAAGCTCGTAGAGAACATGGGCGCCGAAGTGCCGGCCGAGTTGAAAGAGGCCGCACAGGCCTTTCGGTCTCAAGGGTGCGTGGCGGTCTACGTGGTGGTCGACGGCTCCGTGAGGGGCTTAATCGCAGTCGGCGACGAGCTGAGGCCCGAGGTCTCCGACGTCTTGCGGAGGCTTAGGTCGTTGGGCTTGGAGCCCGTAGTTCTGTCCGGCGACGATAGGAGGACCGTAGAGCTCGTATCGAAGTCTCTAGGCATAGGTAGGTTTTACGGAAACGCCGATCCTGAGGCCAAGGCGAAAATATTGGCGGACCTCAAAAGGGAGGGACCTGTCATCTTCGTGGGCGACGGCGTGAACGACGCGCCTGCACTCGCGGCAGCCGACGTGGGCATAGCCGTCTCGAACAGCGCGGAGGTCGCCAAGGAGGCGGGAGACGTCGTGATCAAACAAGGCGATCTGGGCAAGGTGTTGGAGTTCCTGGAGCTCTCTAAGAAGGTCTTGAGGACAGCCCGTTTCAACCTCCTTTGGGCCTTCGCCTACAACGCCGTGTTGATGCCGATAGCCGCCGGCTTGTTCTACCCGGCCCTATATTTGAGGCCAGAGTTCGCCGGACTTGCCATGTCGCTGAGTAGCATTACAGTCACGCTAAATGCCTTAAGGCTCAGAAAGGCCTAGCCCCGCCGCCAGCTCAACACACGTGCCGCGGCGACTCTCGCCGTTTTTATATCCCGCTTAAAAATCTTACGTAGCGCTACTACGTAAAATTTTTATTTTACGAAAACCTAGGTGCGCATGAGAATCGTCATGGCCGCAGGAGACGTAGAGCTCGTGCTGATAGACGGGAGACTCACCCATGAGCTCGTAATGGGAGCCCCGCTGGCCACAAGGGGCCTCGTCGGCTTTAACGACTTGAAGTTCCCCTCCCCCACCTCTCGGCCGTTAGGTTCGTGGAGGGGCACGTGGCCGGCATAGAGGGCAGTTGCGTAAGGCTTGAGGGAGGCGGAGAGATCTGCGGCGACTATGTCCTTCTGGCGCCCGGCTCCTATAGGGGGCGAGGCGGCCGCCTTCTGGAGTCTAGACGGAATCGAGAGGACATACAAGCTGGCCTCCTCAGCCAGAGCCGTCCGCTTCGTCA
This region includes:
- a CDS encoding pirin family protein, which encodes MTSVKYILRGNWTRDGAGVKLYRVFGGMELAELTDPFLLLDHFGSRYPHEYLMGFPWHPHRGIETVTYLLKGEVRHADSTGVEGVIGTGDIQWMTAGSGIFHEEMPRPSTVRRVDVEEVDPEVLGFQLWVNLPRAKKMVDPRYKNLRREHVPRVRTDGGAEVVLVAGKVYEPGTGVVEGPASGLHVPVVYMDVRLAEGTFFAFTAREGHTVLAYVYEGRVSLNGREVGRGELAILDRSGGEVKAGGEGKFLLLSGRPLEEPIAWRGPIVMNSWEEIWQAFRELEEGTFVKKRAVDYDYFK
- a CDS encoding SRPBCC domain-containing protein, whose amino-acid sequence is MRVTESGEFFVDRPPNEVVAMLKNPEVAARLIPGLSRVEKSGDEYVGEASIKLGHLSGKMTVRFRYSKVESNYVEVAGRATGLQTTADFKISAEVNAQGSGSIVKWRFDGEARGLAASLAPSIVRTALRSMAEDAARNLAETLKRG
- a CDS encoding flavin reductase family protein, which produces MALKEVRLNDFHYILYPATVPIIAARAGGEVGAMPAVWTTSISISPPLLMTALAPERRTYRLVRESGYFTVNLLDFSRAGALAFIGDVSARFVPDKLERANLKLVPAKRVPSVYVEEASAVIECELKEVLDVGGDHDIFVGRVVAAYASEDFTEGGWRLERYKPVLYVGRTRRPGPVRRRFATTGEVAEFEYARGMSQAVEERRKAREAAESAVRDLAEKLGRSQRDAAYLLLDVLKSLLGPDWKA
- the merA gene encoding mercury(II) reductase: MEYDLVVVGGGSAGFAAAIKAAELGAKVAMVNSGLPPGGTCVNVGCVPTKFLVRAAEAVRRVKAFMPKAEIKASLRELLKEAAEVSAELRKEKYVDLLDYYDIKYIEARGLLAGPRAVKASGDVVEGRGVILATGSRPVVPKLKGIDEVVFYTNERLFDLGEPSSVVFIGGGAVAVELGQALNRLGIKVSIVARGRLLKHEEEIASSFVEDVLREEGVEVLHDEAVAVRRADGGVEVVTRGGARAFGEALFLAVGRAPNSEVAGGLLDLNPDGSIKVNNKLETSMPGVYAAGDVAGGVTLRGGRYAENAAARQGVVAAVNALGGSADYDPLVVPRVVFTDPPVASVGMLEEEMLASGIGCRCSAVPVRLVALARTSKRLEGFIKINTFPETWRVSMRGGRIAGAIVAAPNGEELIHVFALAIAKGMHTGDIAELVPAFPSFGEALRLAALSFEKDVAKLSCCAG
- a CDS encoding SDR family oxidoreductase yields the protein MRLNGRNVVVVGVGPGLGSAVVYLALREGASVYAFARNRQFLEELRAAMSSYGPLRIGAHDFSKLEEALAAAEEVKRALGQIHGLVVTAGGYVAGGVEELDESSLEDMLSRNLKAHLYAVKAFLPLMGRGSSIVLTAATGGTYALWRNHLAYVASKAALAKAAEALARDLLERGIRVNAVAPGGMAKDFRPGRQYAAPPLGSPQVPPEEVAKVIVWLLTDEASWVTGAVIPVDGGRRLKE
- a CDS encoding clan AA aspartic protease, which codes for MGLTFAEVEINGRRYYALVDTGFNGEVLVSSRVAKELGLAPVGEAERVLADGRKIKVAVAPARLSLFGESAYVWVEVLESPPFDVLVGVIALERLGFAVDPSSGRIIRVGQLIV
- a CDS encoding peroxiredoxin, whose translation is MPLPIGTKAPDFELLNEELKPVRLSEVLKRGRPVILLFFPGAFTSVCTKELCTFRDKMALLNKANAEVLAISVDSPFALKAFKDANRLNFPLLSDYNRIVIGMYDVVQANLLGLPLYHMAKRAVYIIDKDGVIRYVWYSDDPRNEPPYDEVVKEAEKIASS
- a CDS encoding dinitrogenase iron-molybdenum cofactor biosynthesis protein — protein: MKIAIASTKEGYVFEGHFAHAPIYRIYLYEGGGQLRLVEERKNPLGDVPDVDVEPHGGHMHGPAKYAWLRERILPDVDAIIAAGACQTSHNYFSSQGVKMLYVDPIQVEFLEKYIKENPADFENILNST
- a CDS encoding molybdopterin-dependent oxidoreductase; the encoded protein is MECPEVKVERPWPPNQVKARRFVIYDVFDPPDVPPERHVIKIVGMVEKPLEIPLPELQRRYPCVDVVAPFHCVTGWSIERVVWRGVQTRVLLEEARPYGPYALAWGIDGYSASLPLEALLEEGSVVAWTMNGAPLPKKHGAPARLVVPTRYAWKSVKYFGALEVLEQPTPGYWEAFGYALNADPWREERFDFGAPQMRGRKVGL
- a CDS encoding YHS domain-containing protein → MEIDPVCGMQVDPATARYKTLYRGRVYYFCSAMCKEEFEKRPEFYLTHGPQGMPHR
- a CDS encoding heavy metal translocating P-type ATPase gives rise to the protein MEGLGGIKIGVKVEGREVVLKILGMHCATCSLTVQKALLSVRGVKWAEASLASNEAKVVVDPSALDYSELLRAVRRAGYDVYRESAHIALAGFRPEEAAAVERAARIWGVFSASVNPAAGVLHVEYNPLEVTAEEVAKAVEKAGYRVRGIEKGEVDVDIDRRVVEEEVRELRRRLVPAVPITALLMASMFFPIAPLAQLALASVVQFYSGWRFISGAARAFRNKTGNMDTLVALGTLSTFIYSVASAMTGGPTFFEASAAVITFVLAGRYAESLMRLRTGDAVRKLAGLQPPRARVRRGSDWVEVDTSSVSPGDIVEVREGELVPVDGYVDEGFGVVDESAFTGEPMPVEKKQGDLVLAGTRLIRGRFAVRTTRAGRHTFLAEMIRLVRRAQNARLPVQNLADRVAGIFTWVVVAVAVATFSAWMALGAPLPLAIMFMASVLVVACPCALGLATPLAVVVGVGRAAERGLLVKNVDAMEKALRAKYIVFDKTGTLTLGSPKVVKYIGDEGALALAASAESKSLHPLARAVVEYARALGLVVREPEFYDSFPGMGVYAKVDGRVVAVGNEKLVENMGAEVPAELKEAAQAFRSQGCVAVYVVVDGSVRGLIAVGDELRPEVSDVLRRLRSLGLEPVVLSGDDRRTVELVSKSLGIGRFYGNADPEAKAKILADLKREGPVIFVGDGVNDAPALAAADVGIAVSNSAEVAKEAGDVVIKQGDLGKVLEFLELSKKVLRTARFNLLWAFAYNAVLMPIAAGLFYPALYLRPEFAGLAMSLSSITVTLNALRLRKA